The following proteins are encoded in a genomic region of bacterium:
- a CDS encoding SDR family NAD(P)-dependent oxidoreductase — MPDWTTRQIPDQRGRVFVVTGANSGIGLEAARELSGAGASVVLACRSAKKAEAAAASIRRSFSNAELEILPLDLADLASVQSFAKQFAQNHSRLDVLINNAGIMAIPRHETVDGFEMQFGTNHLGHFALTGLLFEHL, encoded by the coding sequence ATGCCAGACTGGACTACCCGACAGATTCCCGATCAAAGGGGGCGTGTGTTCGTCGTCACCGGTGCCAATAGCGGTATCGGCCTGGAGGCCGCGCGCGAACTATCGGGAGCCGGAGCCAGTGTCGTGCTGGCCTGTCGCAGTGCGAAAAAGGCCGAAGCGGCGGCGGCTTCGATCCGACGCTCTTTCTCCAATGCGGAGCTCGAGATCCTGCCCCTCGATCTGGCCGACCTCGCGTCGGTTCAGTCCTTCGCCAAGCAGTTCGCCCAGAATCACTCGCGCCTCGACGTGCTGATCAACAACGCAGGCATCATGGCCATTCCTCGTCACGAAACGGTCGATGGCTTCGAGATGCAGTTCGGCACCAATCACCTGGGGCACTTTGCGCTTACTGGCCTGCTATTCGAACATCTG
- a CDS encoding phosphotransferase family protein, whose amino-acid sequence MSDLEARLAAYISTQLPDVEELQVRDLDRIFGGASRETYRFVLSYRDGTQPISRPLILRRDPPGSLIETERAIEFGAYRAFYGTSVPVPEALWLEEDERWLDYPFFVMEELVGFEAGPQAIVAPPYAQHAQSYAERKWAILGEISRADPKALGLFEVMESVAPDLCWKRELEYWEARIDRDELCPQPIIRAAIRWLRRNPPPAPTRLSVVHGDFRTGNFLYDDRGGIHGILDWEMAHLGDPLEDLAWSINPVWRWARDERAGGLVSNLEAIRIWEQASGFKADPDALHWWEVFSSVKGQAIWVSGAKEFTDGKNQDFILALSAWLVGNSQDRAVLHTLGRLT is encoded by the coding sequence ATGTCGGATCTCGAAGCTCGGCTCGCCGCCTATATTTCGACCCAATTGCCAGACGTGGAAGAACTCCAGGTCCGGGATCTGGATCGCATCTTCGGCGGTGCGTCGCGTGAGACCTATCGCTTCGTGCTCTCGTATCGCGACGGGACCCAGCCGATCAGCCGACCGTTGATTCTGCGACGCGATCCTCCCGGAAGTCTGATTGAAACCGAGCGCGCCATCGAATTCGGTGCCTACAGGGCTTTTTACGGCACGTCTGTGCCCGTACCCGAGGCTCTCTGGCTCGAAGAGGACGAGCGCTGGCTCGACTATCCGTTTTTCGTGATGGAAGAACTCGTCGGTTTCGAAGCTGGACCGCAGGCGATCGTCGCTCCACCGTACGCGCAGCACGCCCAGAGCTACGCCGAACGGAAGTGGGCGATTCTCGGAGAGATCTCCCGGGCTGATCCGAAGGCACTGGGTCTGTTCGAGGTGATGGAATCGGTCGCGCCGGATCTGTGCTGGAAGCGCGAACTGGAGTATTGGGAAGCGCGCATCGATCGCGACGAACTCTGCCCCCAGCCGATCATCCGTGCGGCGATCCGCTGGTTGCGGCGCAATCCTCCCCCGGCCCCGACCCGTCTGAGCGTCGTGCACGGCGACTTTCGCACTGGAAACTTCCTGTACGACGATCGAGGTGGGATCCATGGCATTCTCGATTGGGAGATGGCCCATCTGGGCGACCCACTCGAAGACCTTGCGTGGTCCATCAATCCGGTCTGGCGCTGGGCGCGCGACGAACGGGCCGGCGGGCTGGTTTCGAATCTCGAGGCGATTCGCATCTGGGAGCAGGCCAGCGGTTTCAAGGCGGATCCCGATGCACTGCACTGGTGGGAAGTGTTCTCGAGCGTGAAGGGCCAGGCGATCTGGGTCTCGGGTGCGAAGGAGTTCACCGACGGCAAGAACCAGGATTTCATCCTGGCGCTGTCGGCGTGGTTGGTGGGCAATAGTCAGGACCGCGCGGTCCTGCACACCCTGGGAAGATTGACGTGA